The genomic segment GTTTTGGCTTTTACCGCCGGTATATCCACAGGTCGATGAAATTACATTTTTATTTTCATCAAAGAAACCCTGCACCTTCCAGAAACAACCAGAAGAAACCATGAGCGTCGTTTCATCTTTAGGTGTACAGCCGCATATCAACAAAGAGATGAGTATAAAAGTAAATCTTGGATAAGTCATAATTAGATTGTATGGCGTTTTAGCTGAAAATCAAAAACACCGACTCCTAGAGTCGTCTATATCCACAAGTCATTAATTATCATGACTTATCGCTTTTATGTCACAGCTTGTATTAAAAACATATTAATTAAAAGCATTAATCCAATGAAGGGTGTTAAGAACTAGTTTTTGTCTGTGGATAATAATTAATGTAATAGGATGGCCAATTTAGAATGGCTGTTTTTAAACATAAAGTAATTTAAATATATAAAATTATAAGGAGTAATAGTTTGAATAAAATTAAATATCTATTTTTCGTGTCTGTACTATTAATTGGGGCTCTCTATGCAGAGCAGAAAAAAGTTAAAGCGTTAACGCAAGATGGTGAACAATATCCCATAGAAAACTTACCTAATATGCTAGTGACAGAGTTTGTTTTTGGACAAGTTAAATTTTTGAAAAAAGGTATTGTTGATCAAACTTGGGCTTCTTATGGCAAATGCCAAGATGCGTGGAAACTTGATGATAACAGTATGTTGGTATCCGGTGTCAATGGTGTTTGGCATTATGATAAAAATAATACACGAAAGTTATTATTCGAACCAAAAAAACGCCCCCTAGAAATTCATTCATGCCAACCATTAGATGACGGTTATGTACTCATTGCAGTTAACGGACCAAAAGTGATTTTAGAAATAAGTTCTGAGGGAAAAATCAGAAAAATGATAAAACTTCCTTACCTCAAATCTCAGGTCCGTAGTCAAATGAAAATGGTGAGGAAGTTAGAGGATGGAGGCTATATTATATCTGCATCTGGTGAAAATAAAGTTTACATCCTCAATGCAAAAGGTGCCGTAAAAAGAACTATTGATTTAAATACACTTGAAGCACCCCTCAAGGCAGATCGTATACACGGTGTTAAAATGCTTGCCAATGGCAATGTTTTAATTGGTACGGGATATGGAGCTTGCCTAATTGAAGTCGACACTAAAGATCAAGTCGTTTGGTCTTTGAATCCAGCTGATATTCCTGATGTTAATTTGAAATATGTGGGAGGTTTTCAAGTAAAAGAAAATGGCAATATGGTCGTCGCAGCCTACCACAGTTCCTATCCTCTCTTTGAGATTAATAGAGATAAAGAAATCATTTGGAAACTTGAGCGTAGTCAAGAAAGTGATATCAAAAAACCGACGAATGTTGTCTTATTAGGTGAAGATATTGAGGGCTTTGCCGCGAACTACTAATAAGTATTGTTTTCAGTAGCGTTAATTTTCTATTATAATTTGAGGTAAATGTGACTTTATGAGTTTATTTTTACTAGGAACTTTGAATCGCGTGGTATCTTAGCGAAGAGTTCATTTATTGAGTGTTTTTTGAACTCGGTAATTTTATGGGAGTTATCATGCTACAGAAAACAATTGTATCTGAAGATGATTTAAATCAGAATGATCAGGGGCTGATTAAATCAAAGTTTAATAGTCGCTTCAATACGATTGTTTCAAACACAGAGTACCTAGATGATCATGATGATGGAAGCTTAGAATTTTACGATGAGCTAGAATCATTATTTGAAGAAATCGAAAAATTCAGTGAAGGTGGTCAAGGAGAAATCAAAACGGCCAAAGATAAAAAACTTCATCGTTATGTCGCCTTAAAATCCCTGAAAAAAGATTTTTTATCCAATCAGTCCATCGTCAATAACTTCATTATGGAAGCCCGCATAACGGCGCAGTTGGATCACCCGTCAATTATTCCCATGTATGGAATCATTCGTGAGCAAAATTCTTATGTCCATATGGCAATGAAATTAGTTCAGGGCATGACTCTACAAGAAATTATTGATGATCACATTTTAGAGTGCAAAAAATTACGTGGCAAAGCTCTGTTTCTCTTTGAACAAAAATCTTTAAGTGAACGTTTGTCCTATTTTATCAAGATTTGTGAGGCAATATCTTATGCCCATGACCGTCGCGTCATTCATCGTGATTTAAAACCCGAGAACATCATGGTGGGGTCCTTTCGCGAAGTTTATTTAATGGACTGGGGGATTGCGAAGATCATGACTGAAGAGCAAGAGAATCAGCAAATGGAGAGTTATGATAGTAGTAAGAAAAAATCAATATCAGGCACGCCAGGATTTGTAGCTCCCGAATACATCCTAACTGGTAATGTGCAGTTTGCATCGGATCAGTATGCCTTGGGAGCCATCCTCTTTCAGCTGGTTACTCTACAAGGGCATATTTCAGGAGATAATGAAAAAGTACTTTTACAGAAGACACTGAAGGGACAACTGGAGTGTATTCAACACTTGAAAAATGCAATCAAAATCCCTAAATCCCTAAGAGCCATAATCGCAAAATCAATGTCTCATGACCCCAAAGATCGTTATGATGATGTGGCTTTACTTGCAGAAGATATTAATAATTTTTTACAAGGTCGAGAAACAATTGCATACAAGGATAACTTAACGCGCGCAGTCATTCGATCTTTGTATAAATACAAGGTAGCAACTGTTCTTTCTATATTAAGTGTTTTGCTGATTTTTGCGTCAATTACAATTACTTCTTTAGTCAAACAACAGCAGACTTCTGAATTAGCAAAAGAAAGAGAATTAACGCTTATAAACTTTCAAAGTGGTTTGGAGCAGAGAGCCAATCAGATTGATAGTCACTTCTCTAAGCTGTCCAATGTATTACAACGTTATGCAGATAAAGTCTCTTACTTATTGCAGGCGCCGTTAAACAATAAACAGGAGCAGCGTTTTTTTGATTATAAAGATTTTAAAAATGAAGCGGAATATGTGAAGGGCTTAGTTCCATCAGATTTATACGGTCATAAAGTCAGTGTGAAATCTGGTAATTATAAATTGGCGCCAGGTTTGAGATTAGAGGAGACAAAAAACGAGCTTTTAGCTTTATCACCAATCATTGATGATACGCTCATCTATATGGCCGAGAGTAGTTCAAATTATGACAATTCCTTAAATCAAGAAGAACTTGAAGGGTTGGCCTTAAATCAAGGTTTTGCTATTCGATGGGTATACTCAGGCTTGAAAAATGGACTGCTGGTTAACTATCCAGGGATGGGGAAGTTAACAGAAGATTATGATGTTCGAACTCGTTTTTGGTTTAAGCACTCTCAAACTCAAAAAGACTTGTTTTGGAGTTCACCCTATATCGATTTATTTGGACAGGGCTTAGTTGTTTCTGCTGTTCAACCCTTATACACAAAAGAAGGTGATTTCTTAGGTGTGTCCGCAATCGATATCACTTTTGATTATGCCTATAATACCATTATGGCTGCTGCAGAAG from the Lentisphaera araneosa HTCC2155 genome contains:
- a CDS encoding protein kinase domain-containing protein; its protein translation is MLQKTIVSEDDLNQNDQGLIKSKFNSRFNTIVSNTEYLDDHDDGSLEFYDELESLFEEIEKFSEGGQGEIKTAKDKKLHRYVALKSLKKDFLSNQSIVNNFIMEARITAQLDHPSIIPMYGIIREQNSYVHMAMKLVQGMTLQEIIDDHILECKKLRGKALFLFEQKSLSERLSYFIKICEAISYAHDRRVIHRDLKPENIMVGSFREVYLMDWGIAKIMTEEQENQQMESYDSSKKKSISGTPGFVAPEYILTGNVQFASDQYALGAILFQLVTLQGHISGDNEKVLLQKTLKGQLECIQHLKNAIKIPKSLRAIIAKSMSHDPKDRYDDVALLAEDINNFLQGRETIAYKDNLTRAVIRSLYKYKVATVLSILSVLLIFASITITSLVKQQQTSELAKERELTLINFQSGLEQRANQIDSHFSKLSNVLQRYADKVSYLLQAPLNNKQEQRFFDYKDFKNEAEYVKGLVPSDLYGHKVSVKSGNYKLAPGLRLEETKNELLALSPIIDDTLIYMAESSSNYDNSLNQEELEGLALNQGFAIRWVYSGLKNGLLVNYPGMGKLTEDYDVRTRFWFKHSQTQKDLFWSSPYIDLFGQGLVVSAVQPLYTKEGDFLGVSAIDITFDYAYNTIMAAAEDKKAGIIKNRYLINNDGKVILSNIKAMSNLEEAKKLKSEILFKEFPYPQLLQTIRTQKSGQVKIESNEQTKLIGFSQIPTLSWYYVEELNFESLLNK